In the genome of Lynx canadensis isolate LIC74 chromosome X, mLynCan4.pri.v2, whole genome shotgun sequence, one region contains:
- the LOC115506922 gene encoding synaptonemal complex protein 3-like, whose amino-acid sequence MEPPRRKRLRRAAKAPVEAPGMAANDFWGQERRDLSGPEAVPEGNNPVPDKPGESSPSAGTFEDDVGNEVQKMLERLGVDIKQALLTKRKMFEMGTKASIKITNETIEHVWKLQQEQRQNLHRKYSQQFLTLFREWNVDMQKAQKQQEKLAGYRKVTS is encoded by the exons ATGGAGCCACCTCGGAGGAAGCGCCTGAGGAGAGCTGCGAAGGCCCCGGTGGAGGCTCCGGGTATGGCAGCCAATGACTTTTGGGGACAAGAGAGAAGAGACCTGAGTGGGCCGGAGGCTGTTCCTGAAG GAAACAATCCAGTACCGGATAAGCCCGGGGAGAGCAGTCCTTCTGCAGGAACATTTGAGGACGATGTGGG GAATGAAGTACAGAAGATGCTGGAAAGGCTTGGAG TTGACATTAAACAGGCTCTtctcacaaagagaaaaatgttcgAAATGGGTACAAAAGCTTCTATCAAAATCACTAACGAAACAATTGAGCATGTTTGGAAACTACAACAAGAACAAAG GCAGAATCTTCATCGCAAATATTCTCAGCAGTTTCTGACTTTGTTTCGGGAGTGGAATGTAGACAtgcagaaagcccagaaacaacaagaaaaactaGCC GGATACAGGAAGGTCACCAGTTAA